In Zingiber officinale cultivar Zhangliang chromosome 1A, Zo_v1.1, whole genome shotgun sequence, a genomic segment contains:
- the LOC122039018 gene encoding NPL4-like protein translates to MMILRIRSRDGLERITVPDPSSATVATIRSLIESHLGVPTDAQTLSLDPSLLLQSKSSAAPAIDPSAPLSTLPVSHGSILYLSYPSDLRRAAAATPTPPLFTPAGSFGRKKMTIDDLIARQVRVARQESPHCSTASFDRDAANAFQLYAADTLAFSVKRAGFLYGRVDEEDHSVAVDFIYEPPQQGSEDVAALFRNPDEETLVEVIAASLGMRRVGFIFTQAVGRKAGTAEYTMSGREVLQAVEMQAEGGISEWVTAVVKLEVAEDGASDVHFEAFQMSDMCVRLFKEEWFVTEFGEDDDPRVSRMKKDVVVGGKDMKEVDNDFFLVPVKISDHQGPLSSSFPIENRIIAASPKALKTHLDHTKHLPFVKRISDFHLLFLLARYLDVNADIPALGECVQKQLPIPDGYQFLIESLAAAAAAD, encoded by the exons ATGATGATCCTCCGGATCCGTAGCCGCGACGGCTTGGAGCGCATCACGGTGCCGGATCCCTCCTCCGCCACAGTCGCAACCATCCGTTCCCTCATCGAATCGCATCTGGGCGTCCCGACCGATGCCCAAACCCTCTCCCTTGACCCCAGCCTCCTCCTCCAGTCCAAGTCTTCGGCCGCCCCAGCGATCGACCCCTCCGCGCCCCTTTCCACCCTCCCCGTCTCCCACGGTTCCATCCTCTACCTCTCCTACCCATCCGACCTCCGCCGAGCCGCCGCCGCCACCCCAACGCCCCCTCTCTTCACCCCCGCCGGTTCTTTCGGCCGAAAAAAGATGACCATCGACGATCTCATCGCGCGTCAGGTCCGGGTGGCTCGCCAGGAGTCTCCCCACTGCTCCACCGCCTCCTTCGATCGCGATGCCGCTAACGCCTTCCAGCTCTACGCCGCCGACACCCTCGCCTTCTCCGTCAAGCGCGCGGGATTCCTCTACGGCCGCGTCGACGAGGAGGACCACTCCGTCGCGGTGGATTTCATCTACGAGCCACCCCAACAGGGCTCTGAGGACGTGGCCGCCCTCTTCCGCAACCCCGATGAGGAGACCTTGGTCGAGGTCATTGCTGCTAGCCTTGGAATGCGGCGCGTGGGATTCATCTTCACCCAGGCTGTTGGACGCAAGGCCGGAACCGCCGAATACACCATGTCCGGTCGCGAGGTCCTTCAGGCTGTAGAGATGCAAGCTGAAGGTGGAATCTCTGAGTGGGTCACTGCCGTGGTAAAGCTTGAGGTAGCAGAGGATGGCGCCTCCGATGTGCACTTTGAAGCCTTCCAGATGAGCGATATGTGCGTCCGCCTCTTTAAAGAGGAATGGTTTGTGACAGAATTTGGTGAAGACGACGACCCTAGAGTTTCAAGGATGAAGAAGGATGTCGTGGTCGGGGGCAAGGACATGAAGGAGGTCGACAACGATTTCTTCTTGGTACCCGTCAAGATCTCAGATCACCAG GGGCCATTATCTTCTAGCTTTCCAATAGAGAATCGTATCATCGCTGCATCACCAAAGGCTTTGAAGACTCACCTAGATCACACAAAGCATCTTCCATTTGTGAAACGCATCTCCGACTTTCATCTACTATTTCTACTCGCAAGGTACTTAGATGTCAATGCTGATATACCGGCACTCGGTGAGTGTGTGCAGAAGCAATTGCCTATTCCAGATGGTTACCAGTTTCTGATAGAATCCTTGGCAGCGGCAGCTGCTGCAGATTGA